In Paenibacillus sp. BIC5C1, a genomic segment contains:
- the pyrF gene encoding orotidine-5'-phosphate decarboxylase: MNHPNFNAMAGRLMVALDYPGAEQAQELVQALEGIPCYLKVGMQLFYAAGPDFIRELKSKGYSVFLDVKMHDIPNTVRGGAESITRLGVDMFNVHAAGGTSMMRAAREGAEAALAADPSLRRPEIIAVTQLTSTSQETMNAEIGIQGSVEAAVVRYAGLAHEAGLDGVVASPLEVPAIRAACGSDFHTVTPGIRPAGSGLGDQTRVLTPGEAIARGSHYIVVGRPITGAPNPREAAETILKEMLNA; the protein is encoded by the coding sequence ATGAATCACCCGAATTTCAATGCAATGGCTGGCCGTCTGATGGTGGCACTCGATTATCCCGGAGCAGAACAAGCACAGGAATTGGTACAAGCCTTAGAAGGCATTCCCTGTTATCTGAAGGTGGGCATGCAGCTCTTTTACGCCGCTGGCCCGGACTTCATTCGCGAGCTGAAGTCGAAGGGGTACTCGGTATTCCTTGACGTGAAGATGCATGATATTCCAAACACGGTTCGTGGGGGTGCTGAAAGCATCACCCGTCTGGGAGTGGATATGTTCAATGTGCATGCAGCTGGAGGTACAAGCATGATGCGTGCTGCTCGTGAAGGTGCAGAGGCGGCTCTGGCTGCTGATCCTTCTCTTCGAAGACCTGAGATTATTGCGGTTACCCAGCTGACCAGTACCAGTCAGGAAACGATGAATGCTGAGATCGGCATTCAAGGAAGCGTTGAGGCAGCAGTCGTCCGTTATGCAGGACTGGCCCATGAGGCAGGTCTGGACGGTGTTGTTGCTTCCCCGCTGGAAGTACCGGCGATCCGCGCAGCCTGTGGCAGTGATTTTCACACGGTCACACCGGGCATTCGTCCAGCAGGAAGTGGCCTGGGAGACCAGACTCGTGTCCTGACGCCGGGTGAAGCCATTGCCAGAGGCAGCCATTACATTGTTGTAGGCAGACCAATTACGGGCGCTCCCAATCCGCGTGAAGCCGCAGAAACCATTTTGAAGGAGATGTTGAACGCATGA
- the pyrE gene encoding orotate phosphoribosyltransferase translates to MIELTEIPNHIASQLLKIKAVALRPQQPFTWTSGIKSPIYCDNRLTMSYPEIRNDIAEAFAAIIRDQYPDAEVIAGTATAGIPHAAWVAQKLNLPMAYIRDKAKGHGKENLIEGLITEGQKVVVIEDLISTGGSSIKAAEAVRVAGATPLAVLAIFSYQLDKGIKAFEEAGIPLQTLSNYTALMDVALAEGTIQESDFELLKSWREDPSSFGK, encoded by the coding sequence ATGATCGAACTTACTGAGATTCCTAACCATATTGCTTCCCAACTGTTGAAAATAAAAGCGGTGGCGCTGCGTCCACAGCAGCCATTCACCTGGACATCCGGCATCAAATCACCGATCTATTGTGATAACCGTCTAACGATGTCTTATCCCGAGATTCGTAACGACATTGCTGAAGCTTTTGCTGCGATCATTCGTGATCAATACCCTGATGCAGAGGTCATCGCAGGTACTGCAACCGCGGGTATCCCGCATGCTGCCTGGGTAGCGCAAAAGCTGAATCTGCCGATGGCTTACATTCGTGATAAAGCCAAAGGACATGGCAAAGAGAACCTGATTGAAGGTCTGATCACCGAAGGACAGAAGGTTGTTGTCATCGAAGACCTGATCTCAACAGGAGGCAGTTCTATCAAAGCCGCTGAAGCAGTACGCGTAGCCGGGGCGACTCCACTGGCGGTACTGGCGATATTCAGCTATCAGCTCGACAAAGGCATTAAGGCCTTTGAAGAAGCGGGAATTCCGCTGCAAACTCTGTCCAATTACACCGCTTTGATGGATGTGGCTTTGGCTGAGGGTACAATCCAGGAAAGTGACTTTGAACTGCTCAAATCCTGGCGTGAAGATCCTTCTTCATTTGGTAAATAA